CCTCCTTCAGGAATAAGATGAGCTGAATACTCGATTAATTCTCCACCTTCAATATATCTTGCTATAGCCGGGTGCTGCTTAAACTCCTCTGCAAAATCGGCTATTGGGAATTTCGACTTTTTCCAGCCATTGGAATCAATTACGAATCCAAGTGAAATGCTTTCTTTATTCGTATATAAGAATGCGCCGCCACTAATTCCTTTTGTACACTCACCTGCACACAACAAGGCGGTTCCTTCACTACTTACTGTATTGAAGCGATCATTAATGACTTGTTCAGGCAATTGATATAAATACTTAACACCGACTGCAACGTCCTTCACATTAATAGGCTTAATCAATCCAGCTCGTTCTGCAACGATAGCATTTACTCCTTCTGCACTTATGACTAGATCAGCTTCAATTTCCTCATCTCCAGTTTTAATGCCGCACACTTTTCCATCCCTTATGATTAAGCCATCAACTGTTGTACCAGGAATAATCATGGCTCCCTCTTCTTCGGCCTTTGCCGCAAGCCAAGGATCGAATCGTCCTCTTAGAACGGTATAAGAATGTTGGGTCATAGTAGGAAACAATGAATCGATAGACATGCAACTATCTGGCGTCATCATCATGATCATTTCACGAGTAATATCGCGTTCAAGGGGAGCGTCTTCCCATGCACCTGGCATCAACTTTTCAAGAGCATGAGTATAGAGGCGGCCACCTGTCATATTTTTTGCACCAGGTTCGCTTCCCCTCTCAACTACCATCACTTCAATGCCTGCTTTAGCCAGTCGATAAGCAGCTGCGGATCCAGCTAGGCCAGCACCTATTACAATTACTTGAAACTTTTCATCAGACATAGCAACTACCCTCCAATAATGAAGTTAATATCCAATTAGCACTACGTAATTATTCAATTAAATTACTACACTATTACCTTGACTATTTAATAGCCAAATTATCTTTCATTTGCTCAATAAACTCTACGGAGTATCCATATTCTTTTAACACTTCTTCCGTATGGTACCCTAACGGTTTAGATGGAATCATATTTGGGTTTCCTAAGCTTCTAAACCTTACTGGATTTGTTGGTAAAATGACTTCATTTCCAGATGGATATTGAATTTTTCTTATACAATCGTTAGCCCACGCTTGTTCGTCATTCACAATTTCTTCCATTGTGTATCCTTTTTCATTAGCAATATCGTTTTCCTTGAATAATTTCATTAATTCATCAAGGTTCTTTTTGGCTAATTCAGTTTCAATTATTTCAATAATTTCGCGGTTTTTCCCTCGCTTATTTACTCCTTCAACCGTGCAATAATCTTCATTACCAATTAAATCTTCTCTACCGATCATCTTCATTAGCTTAGGAAAGTCTCGATTATATTCAGGTGCGCAGAAGAGGAACCATCGATCATCCTTGGATTTATATGTATTATTAAATGGATTAGCCACTTCTTTTCTGCTTTTTGGATATTCATTCCCGTATTGAGAAGATACAATCGCGATGTTCATCATAAAGAGTGCAGTATGGTGAAGACTAACCGTCACTTTGTCTCCTAAGCCTGTTTTTCCTCTTGCATAAAGAGCAGCACCTATACCTGATACTAAGCACATGGTTGCTTGAAAATCACCATAAGCATTTACCTCATTTAAAGGAGATTCCCCTTTTTCAGTCATGGATGTCAATATTCCGCCACGACAAACATAGGCAGTTGCATCAAATCCAGCAGTATCTTTTTCAGGGCCATTTTCACCAAAACCTAGAATTTGGGCAAAAATCAATTTAGGGAACCTTTTACTTAGTTCTTCATAAGAAAAACCTAATTTTTGAAGGGCTTTGGATCGATAACTTGTAACAAGAACATCAGCTGATTCCAAAAGCTTATAGGTTGCTTCTTTTCCTTCTTCTGTTTTCAAATTCAAACTTACAAATCGTTTGTTTACATTCGCAATATCAAATGCTGGATTCTCCTCATCGCTATAAGGCATATTAAAAACACCAGCCTGCGTTCTACTAGGGTCTCCTGTCAGCGGCTCAATCTTAATGACTTCAGCACCCCACTCAGATAAAACTCTTGGGACAGTCGGAGCAGCGTAAAAACCAGTCAATTCAACAACTTTTATACCTTCTAAAGGTTTCATATAGAGTACCTCCCTATTCATATTTAATTAACATTAAATAATATTTGGATTCGGGTTTAGATCTAATTCACTCCACTTTTTACCTCAAAAATCTTTTGTTTAGATTCAATAGGTTTAATCTTAGCTAATGTTACTAAGAATACAGCGCCTATAATTGCCATAGCTGAGCCTAAGTACATCGCAGTTTCATATTTACCGGATACGTCGATAACATAGCCAGTTAATATTGGAGCTGTGATACCAGCGCATGTACCAATAAGACCATACAAACCAACGATCATACCCGCATTCTTTGGAGCAAGAATAATTGGAATAGAGAAGAATCCACCTTGAGTAAGAGTTAACCCTCCCATTGAAACTGATAGTAAAAGGATGGCTGTAGTTAGACTGCTTGTCTGAGTCGCAAATATCAAGGCAATTCCACCAAAGATTAACCCCGTAACAGGGAACAGTTTACGACCAATATTTTGACCAAATTTCTTAGCACCCCAGTCAGCTAACATCCCGCCAATAGGATAGGTAAATACTGCGACTAGATATGGAATCATTGTAGCGTAGCCTGCTTTGGATAAGGATAAGTTACGTCCTTGTGCAAAATAGGTTGGTAACCATGTAAGCAGCAGGTAAAAAACATAGTTATAACAAAAATATGCTAGTGTAGCTCCCCATACTGATACACTTCCATAGACTTCTTTCGTGGTTAGCACCACACCTGCAGTTTCCTTAGTACCCTGACCAGATTTGATATATTCTACTTCTTCCTTACTAATATTTGGATGTAGTTCCGGTTTATCCTTACCAAACACCCACCATACTAAGCACCAGATTGGACCTAGAACAGAAAATAGGTAGAAGATAGTTTGCCAGTTAAAATTCTGGATTAAATAGACTCCAAGAGGCATTGTAATCGCAACTCCAAGCGGAACTCCGATGAGGGTGAATCCTTGCGCTCTTCCTGCTTCCTGACGTGGCACCCATTTTGATACCATTGATGATGCGGATGGTAAAGTTACTCCTTGCCCAACTCCTACCATGGCCCGAATAAAAACGAAAAGACCAATCGATCCTGCAAAAGGGCTAAGTAACGTAAATAGTGACCAAACCAATGTTCCAACAACGATGACTTTACCTGCACCAAATTTATCAGCTAAAAAACGGCAGGTAACATTGTTAACGCGTAGCCTATGAAAAATGCAGTTGAAACTAAACCAAACTGTGTTGCGCTCCAGCCGTAGTCCTCCATTATCGTTGAACCGGCAATCGAAATACTAGATCTTCCAAGATACATAAACGTATAAGCTAAAACCAAGATAAAGACGATTAACCACCGTTTATTGCCTACCTTTGAAGCCATTGTTATTCCTCCTTTTATTTTGTGTTCTTGATATCTTATTTCTCTTTCATCTTAAAATAGGCACTTTCAAATCTCTAATTCTTAATTTTTAGGGATTTGGGCTGATTAATAGTAATTGTGAATGTGTTCACAACACTGACAAAAACGTATTGTAGAAAAAGAATGTGAATTGAGGGTTATTCAAAAAATATCGAAAAAAACAAGGCTTACACTTCTATTAATAAAATTGAACTTTCTTTGACAAAACAAAAAAAGCCGTCGATAAAACCGACAAGCTTACGAATCTTATATGAGTAAAAATTATTCGATCAATTTTTCCATTTATTCTTATGTAAAATAGGTTTTCATGTTCCTTAAAGTGAATTTTGTCGAATTTTGTATTATTTGTGAATTGAGTCTACAAATGATAGCAAGATATCAATCTTGTTGTAAAATAGGCTCAAAGATACAATGAAAAATTTTAAGTTACTCCTCCATAATAATTTATTAGTATAACAATTTCGCGTTCAGTTCTTTCCAAACAAAACGAAAATCAACTCTAGGTACATTACATCTAATTCATTAACCCCAAATTCTTCTGCCTTTATCAGTGATTAAAGCGATTAAAAGGAGAGTAAACACAATGAACCTTTACCAATTGTATTATTTTAAAACGATGGCAAACCTTGAGCATTATACAAAAGCTGCAGAAGAGCTCTCTATGACACAACCAAGCCTAAGTAATGCCATTTCTGCTTTAGAAAGTGAACTGGAGATTCATTTATTTGAAAAACAAGGACGCAATGTTAAATTATCTAAATACGGGAAAAAACTTTTGCCTTATGTTGATAATGCTATAGCAGAGTTAGAAACTGGGATCAAAATGGTTAAAGAAATGAAAAGTGAAGCAAACAGCTTGATCACCCTTGGTTTCATCTATACACTTAGTTCAGAATTTATCCCTAACGTGATTAATTGCTTTAGAAATAAAACACAACAATCCAATATCAATTTTTCTTTAAAAGAGGCCTGGACAAAAGATGCATGTACAGACAGTTTAGTTAAAGGCTTAAAGGAAGAAAAATATGATCTCATTTTTATTTCACTCATACCGAACGATCCAGAGATAGAATTTGTTCCTATTTTTGAGCAAAATTTAGTTGTTCTTCTTCCAAATAATTGTCCACTTTCCAGTCAAACCTCTGTTGATTTAAGAGATACAGCGCCCTATCCAATCATCCATTACTCAGGAAAAGTTGGATTAAAAAAAGAAATAAATCGCCTGTTTGATATGGTTGACATGGTTCCGAATATTTACTGCGAGGTAGAAGATGAAGTATCGATGGCAGGTTTGGTTTCCGCTAATGTTGGAATGGCAATTGTTCCATATAACCCTACTTTACATAATTATCAAGGAATCAAAATTCTCCCAATCAGTAACCCTTTCTACTCAAGAAAAATATATATTGGGTACATGAAAAATCGATACATGTGTTCAGCTGTAAAGAAATTCAAAGATCATGTAGTCGAGACAGCAAAAATTTACAATTAGTTATAAAGCTTTAGCTCATTCCATTCAGGATAGTAAAAAAACAAACGATAAAAAGCCACTTGTATTGTAAAAAAAGTGGCTAATTTATTCCATATTCCGCTAAATTATGATCCTAAATTTTCGGAATAGGATATATATATAGAAAGAGAAAAAGAGAGTTTTTGGGCATTAAAATTTTTAGGTTGATTCTCCTTTTTAAAAAATAATATAAGGCAATTAACGACATTATTTATTTAGAGAACTTAATCATCCTATTGTCAGCACGATATGAAGGTTTAATATCGTGCTGACATCTTTTCTAAGGGAACCTCTAACAGACCCCTTGATTTGATATAAACATAGATGATAAAACCTCGTTTGCAACGAAAAACACACTGTAGACATGGGCTTTCGTCACAATAGACATAGGCGTCCTCGTCCGCTAACGGGAATACCATGGGCGGCTGTTTCTTTGAAGTAACATACTTGATATACCCCCGGAGAAGGTTTTAAGTAATATCCACTCTGGTTTGTCAAACAGTTGTTTTGTCTCCCAGAATACTTGGACCGCATTCTGATTGTGACCGCCAACAATCTGATAGTCAACATTGATCTCGGATAACACATCCTCCAATTTAAGCGGCTTCAGCCGTTCCATAGTTGCGTTGCAGCAGACCGGCTCTTGAGGTGGCACGTTGTAATCTAACCCTTGATATAGTCCACCGCAATGACTACAGCGGTAAATAACGATATCAGGACATTCCGGCCAAGGTTTTCTTGATGCCTTACTTCTTAGCGGTCCAAATTCCCTTTCTACCAATTTCCAGCCCTCCCTGTTAGTCGAGCTACCTTTGTAAATAGAGGGGCATCGGTATAGTTCGATGCCCCTCTTGCTGTACTAAAAGTTTTTGGATTAGTCCTCGTACTTTAAGACTCCACCGTGTTTAATTGTTTGGCGTGAAATGGTAATACGTTGTACAGTAGGAGTACCTTCCTCTAACCACATTGCACGAGCATCGCGGTACAATCGTTCAACCGGACCATATTCACAGTCTTCGAAGTAGCCAATACCACCGAAAATTTCAAGCATCTCATCACTAACTAATTTAGTGACATGGATACTAAATAATTTACACATAGCTGCCTTTTCTTCAATATATTCTCCTTCAGGATCCACTTCGTAGTCCTTGGCAAAATCACGAACCATTGTACGAAGGGCGTGAATATAAGTAGACATGTCGGCAATCTTCATTCTAATAGCCTGACGTTCAATGATCGGTTTGCCAAAGGTAACGCGATCATGAGCACGTTTAATCGTCATTTCTAACATCCGTTGAGCCATTCCTAAGTTGCTGGCCGCGATATGGACACGAGAAACAGATAGGGAATGAATTGCAATTTCAAGACCCTGACCTTCTTTTCCTAAAAGAAATTTCTTGTTAACTCTCATGTTAGTAAACTTAAGGCCTGTATGACCCGAACCACGCGCACCCATCATGTGTGGCATAGGAGTAAGTTCATATCCTGGTGTATCCGCAGAAACCATGAATGTTGAAAGGCGGTTGTCTTTATCGCCATTAGGATTAGTAACACATGTAATATATGACCAGTTGCTACAATCAGTGTGGGAGATTAAAAACTTTTCCCCGTTAATAATGTAATCGTCTCCGTCCTTGACAGCAGTTGTTTGAATATCCATCCCTGTGCCGCCCTTTTCCTCGGTAACAGCCCAGTTGGTGAAAATCGTTTTATCTTGGAACAATGGCATGTACTCTGCTTTTAGTTCTTCACTTCCATAGTCGTAAAGTGGACGCCAGTTCAAATCCATCGCATAGTGTAAATGCATGCGCATTCCACCTGGTCCACGGCTAAATTCTTCTTGAAGCTCTAAAATCTGCTGCTCGGAGAGGCCCCAACCGCCGTACTCTACTGGAAGAGGTGCACGATAAAGATCATTTTTGATGTTTGTTTCATAGAATTCCTCAGGAAACTTATTTGTAACCTCGATTTCTTTTTGCATTTCATCGTACCGGCCCTCAACCAATGTACGAATCTGCATCTTATAAGCCTCAAATTGTTCTGGGGTTAATTTACACTTATTTTCCGTTAACGTTAATGTGCTCATGTTTTCCTCCTTATTTGTGCTTAAATTTTTTATGTACTTTTCTGTACATCTAAATTATATCAAGGGCAAATTTCTAAAACTAATTCGTATTTCATTACCTATACTCACTATTAATAGAAGGAACGAATGAATCCCATAGTTATGATGTAGAAATGGGCATTTTGAGTCTAAATTTACCTTTAAACATAAATTCATATATCCAATAACTAAATAAGTCCCGAAGAAACAAGGAGAAGGATTCTTGTTTCTTCGGGACTTCTAATTATTTTCGTTATTTCATTCCTGTTTTAAAACAGAAGTTTATTCATTTCATCCACTGGCATTTCTTCTCCCGTCCAAATTTCAAACGCTTTTGCCCCTTGCCAAAGCATCATTGCTAAGCCATTAATCGTGCGGCAGCCCTGTTCTTCTGCCATTTCTAATAGTCTTGTTTTTTTGGGAATGTAAATAATATCCGACACAACTAGGTCTGAATGTAACATTGTTGGATCAGGGATTACCGTTTCTCCTTCTAATGGTTTCATCCCAACCGAAGTAGCGTTAGTAAAAATGCAGCTACCAGAAATTTCTTCACGTAATTGATCTAAATCGTCAATATCATAGATTTTAACTTTACAGTTTGTTTTACTTGTTATATCAATTGCGGTTTTTTCAGCACGGTAATAAAATTCATCCTTTTTATTAAAAATGGAGATTTCGCTTACTCCATCCAATGCTGCCTGAATACAAATAGCAGTAGCTGCGCCACCGCTACCTGCAATCGTCATTTTTTTCCCAATAATATCGATGTTCGCTTCTTTCAACCCACGCATATACCCTATTCCATCCGTAATATGGCCCGTTAGAATACCCCCATCATTTACAACCGTATTAACAGCCCCTGCAAGTTCCGCTGCTGGCGACAGTTTGTCTAGGTATTTACACACTAAAGTCTTGTTAGGCATCGTCACGTTAAATCCTCGTACATTCAGGGCACGAAGACCTTTCAGAACGTCTGGTAAAGACTGATTCCCAATCTCAAAGGCTAAATACACATAGTCTAAACCAAGTCTCGTGAATGCTGCATTGTGCATGGTCGGAGACAAGCTATGAGAGATGGGTGTTCCTAATAACCCGATTAGTTTTGTTTTTCCGGTAATCCGTGATGTCATGTTGATTCATTCCTTTTATGCTAATTTCCAAAAATAGATTCCCCACTCAATAATCCTTAGGTTATACATTAAGCTATACTAAAAATCATTATTAAAATAATATAAGGTAGGAGGAAAATCCCTCCTACCACTTTTTCATAATTAACTATTATTTGTCAAGAAAGACAAGGTTTGCGGAGTCAATTGATTAGTATGCTCCCACTACAAACGGTGTTTCGTGTCTCTCATTGCCATTGCCTGATGCTGGTTCAAATGCACCTATTTTTTCTAATGTTGTAAGAATGTTTCGCCCTTCACGGACACCATCCATAATTTTTCTTGTTGCCCAACTGTCTCCAATATTTACAACTTCAACATTCTTTTGTGAATAATAAGCTTGTAAATCGCTTAAGCCTGGATTTTCCGGTCTCATGCCCAAGCAGACAAAGCCGTAATCAAAATCGATAATGGATTCTTGACCGTTAAATTTCACTTTAAAATGATCTTCTGCCACTTCTGTTAATGCAGTACTTGTATGAACTGCAACATTCTTTTCTTCTAACATTGACATCATTGATAGTCTAGTAATAACGTCTAAATCTTTTCCAAGTAATGGCATCATTTCAACGATCGAGCAATCTGCGCCTTTTTCTGCGAAGAATTCAACCACATCAAGTCCTACCGCGCCACCGCCAATGACAGCGATTTTTTCCCCTTCAACATTAGGAATTTCGTGAATCTTGTTTAACAAGCCAAAAATAGAGGCAACCTTTCCGCCTTTATCAATATTCTCTAACAAACCTTTAATTGGAGGAAGTAATGGTTTAGATCCTGTAGCATTTACAATCACATCAGGCTTAAAGGTCTCAATTGTTTTAACATCTGCTTTCGTATTCGTAAACACGATTAGGTTTGTTAATTTTTCAGCACGTCTAATAAGATACTCAGGGAAATCGGCGATTCTTCTCTTATCTGGAAATCTTGAAATTTCGCCTGCTAAACCGCCAAGATAAGATTTCTGTTCAAAAAGAATAGTCGTACAGCCCACTTCAGCTGCAGTACAAGCGGCTTCAAGTCCGGCAGTTCCACCACCAATGACAACCACTGTGGTTTGTTTTTTGACTTGACGTGCTTTGTATTCCTCGCCATTAAATAAGTCCGGATTGATTGTACATCTAATTGGGCGGTTTAACGCAATACGATGGCCAGCACACCCGATGTTACAAGAGATACACTTTCTGATTGAGTCTTCTTGTCCGCTTTCTACTTTAGCTACCCAGTTTGGATCGGCAATTAAGCCACGTCCCATACCAATTAAATCAGCTGCACCTTCTGCTAAAATCTTTTCAGCAACCTTCGGATTTCGGATGTTTCCTGTAGCAATCGTTGGTTTATTAAATTTCTCTTTTACAGCTTTGGCCATATATGAACGCCAACCATCCTGGAAGATTCATTTGGTCGATTTGAAATTGCAAAGTATCATTTAAGGCAGCTGAAACGTTAAAAATATCCACTTCATCATTTAAATACTCTAAAATATTTAAGGTGTCTTCTAATGTGTTTCCACCTTTTACGAATTCCTCAGCACTAAATCTTAAGCTGATTGGGAAAAATGGTCCTACTTCAGCTCGGATTCGATCAATAACCATTCTCGTAAATCGTGCTCTATTTTCATAGCTTCCACCAAACTCATCCGTACGTTTATTGTATACAGGTGACAAGAATTGGCAAAGTAGATACGAGTGTCCAGCATGAATTTCAATTGCATCAAAACCAGCTGCTACAACCCTTTTTGCTGCCTTTCCATATTGTTCTACGATCTCAAGAATCTCTTCTTTTTCTAATGGTCTCGGAATAGCCCCACCTTTTTTAGAAGGAATATCTGAAGCTGATACAGGCTGACCGCCAATTCTTTCCAGGTACTGCTGATGCTCCAGAATGATTAATTTGGATCGCTACTTTTGCACCGTGATTGTGTAATTTTTCTGTTAATCTGTACATCGCTGGAATAAACATATCGTGATCAATACGAAGCTGTGTTGTTCCATTTGAACCTTGTGGGAAGGCCACACAAGCATTTTCAATGATGATTAATCCAGTGCCCCCTTTTGCTCTTTGCTCGTAATATTTAATATGATGATCATTGAATTCTCCATTTGCACCAGCAAAGTTCGTTCCCATTGGGGGCATAACAATACGATTTTTCATTGTCATTCGTTTAATAGTAAGTGGTGAAAAAATAGTCTGATACTCAGTCATTTTTCATTCCTCCAAATTGGTAATTTCAAATAAGTTTGTGTCTGAATTGTGAATGTATTCACAAATAATGACGTAGTTTGTTACACATTTCACATTCAATCTAGTAAATGTTTATGATTTTTATAAAGAGATTAAAGATACAAAAAGGTTTGTTAATCTCTTCACAAAGTTAATGAAAGCTTCTATAGATTTATTATATTTCCTCTGCTATCATAAATCTAATTCATATTTAAAGCTTTATTCATAGAATAAAACTATAATTTAGGATCATACTAAATATCAAATTGATTGTGAAAGGAATTGGGGCAAGATGAATTTACGCCAACTTCAATATTTTCGAGTATTGGCCAAGATGGAACACATAACCCAAGCTGCAGCAACTCTTTCCATTACTCAGCCAAGTTTAAGTCATGCTATTTCGGAAATGGAAAAAGAACTAGGAACTTACTTATTTGAAAAACAAGGACGGAACATTCGACTGACTAAATACGGACGGTTTTATCTTGATTATGTAAATCGTGCCTTGGAGGAGCTTGAAAAGGGCGAAAAAAAACTGCGAGAATTGACAAGCCCCTCTCACGGTTTAATTGATTTAGCCTTTATTTATACTTTAGGGCCTCACTTTGTCCCAACTATGATCAAAGCATTTTCTGAACAAGAAGCATTCAAAAACATTTCATTCTCCTTTCATCAGGGGACGACAAAGAATATTATTAAAGATTTAAAGGAAGAAAAATTTGATATCGCTTTTTGCTCTTTTGTCGAAAATGAGCCAGACGTTGACTTTGTTCCGCTTGTCGAACAAGAACTGGTGGTTATTGTTCCATTCAACCACCCGTTGGCTGCCTTTGATAGTATCGATTTAAGAGAAACCGCTCCTTATCCATTCGTTTTCTATAATGAAGGAAGTGGAATACGGCCCATAATTGACAGTTTATTTTCTAAAGTAAATGTAACTCCCAAAATTGCCTGTCAAGTCGAAGAGGACAATGCCATGGCAGGACTTGTATCTGTCAATTACGGTATCGCAGTTATGCCCCGGATTTCCTCTTTAGACCATTTCAATGTCAAGATATTAACAATCAAAAACCCTGCCCATCAACGCTTTATTTATATCGCTAGTATAAAAAATCGTTACCTGTCTCCTGCAACATCTCATTTTCGCAATTTCTCGATTAATTATGGAAAGGAGATTTACTTACAAACAGGCAAACATGCATAAAGAAAACTCGTCGACTGGCGAGCCTGAAAGGCGAAGACAGAGGCGTAGTTGCGCTTATACTTTTATCCCAAAATTTTCCACTACGTCGAATATGCATCATAGCTGAAAATTTATACTTTCATAAAGTGTAAAAAATCCAGTGCCAAATTCAGGCACTGGATTTTTCAATTGAATTTGAATAAAACTAAATGATTATGCTACTTCTCCAATGGTCACTTTCTTTTGGAAAAACACTTTAATGTAACGATAATTAACTACGGCAGCACTAATTATACCGACTAAATTAATGAAAACGGCAAACCAGAAGATTTCTGTTACATTTCCATCTTTCACAATCAAGCCAGTAATAAGTGGAACAATTGTATAGGCTAGAGAGGTCGATGTATACAGTGCACCTGTGATTTGCCCCTTTCTTTCTCCGAAAAATTCATTCATAACCGTTAGGGCTAATTGTAGAACCCCTGAGATGGAAAAACCAATCACAAAAGAAATGATAATGATACTTATTGAAGACTGAAAAACGAATAAAGATAAGAGTGCGATAATCGAAATTACCTGGGTAAATAAGCAAAACCGTGACTGGCTTAACAATTCTATGCAGAACAAGCACTAAAGTAATTACTGAAGCGAGTGAACCAATACTATAGTAGCTTAATAGCTTCAAGGAATTTGCTTCGTTTAACCCCACTACCTCCTGCCCAAAGGTTGGCAGCCATAGTTGGAGAATATAAAGTAACGCCTGGCCCGTAAACCCGATGATAATTAGGCAAACGCCTTCTTGCCAAAACTTTGGTTTGCTTACATAGTTCATTTCTGGATTA
The DNA window shown above is from Bacillus sp. T3 and carries:
- a CDS encoding shikimate dehydrogenase — translated: MTSRITGKTKLIGLLGTPISHSLSPTMHNAAFTRLGLDYVYLAFEIGNQSLPDVLKGLRALNVRGFNVTMPNKTLVCKYLDKLSPAAELAGAVNTVVNDGGILTGHITDGIGYMRGLKEANIDIIGKKMTIAGSGGAATAICIQAALDGVSEISIFNKKDEFYYRAEKTAIDITSKTNCKVKIYDIDDLDQLREEISGSCIFTNATSVGMKPLEGETVIPDPTMLHSDLVVSDIIYIPKKTRLLEMAEEQGCRTINGLAMMLWQGAKAFEIWTGEEMPVDEMNKLLF
- a CDS encoding FAD-dependent oxidoreductase, encoding MSDEKFQVIVIGAGLAGSAAAYRLAKAGIEVMVVERGSEPGAKNMTGGRLYTHALEKLMPGAWEDAPLERDITREMIMMMTPDSCMSIDSLFPTMTQHSYTVLRGRFDPWLAAKAEEEGAMIIPGTTVDGLIIRDGKVCGIKTGDEEIEADLVISAEGVNAIVAERAGLIKPINVKDVAVGVKYLYQLPEQVINDRFNTVSSEGTALLCAGECTKGISGGAFLYTNKESISLGFVIDSNGWKKSKFPIADFAEEFKQHPAIARYIEGGELIEYSAHLIPEGGFNSLPQLYTDGFLLSGDAGGLVVNRGFTVRGMDYAILSGIAAAETAIEAIEANNFSKNFLKLYEEKLNEVVLKDLKTFRNSHDYIGYSKHLFTTYPDIAGGLMKNLFTVNGDPAKSVMNIVKDSIKGKMPVFNVLKDAVKGVKSL
- a CDS encoding LysR family transcriptional regulator gives rise to the protein MNLRQLQYFRVLAKMEHITQAAATLSITQPSLSHAISEMEKELGTYLFEKQGRNIRLTKYGRFYLDYVNRALEELEKGEKKLRELTSPSHGLIDLAFIYTLGPHFVPTMIKAFSEQEAFKNISFSFHQGTTKNIIKDLKEEKFDIAFCSFVENEPDVDFVPLVEQELVVIVPFNHPLAAFDSIDLRETAPYPFVFYNEGSGIRPIIDSLFSKVNVTPKIACQVEEDNAMAGLVSVNYGIAVMPRISSLDHFNVKILTIKNPAHQRFIYIASIKNRYLSPATSHFRNFSINYGKEIYLQTGKHA
- a CDS encoding CaiB/BaiF CoA-transferase family protein, producing MKPLEGIKVVELTGFYAAPTVPRVLSEWGAEVIKIEPLTGDPSRTQAGVFNMPYSDEENPAFDIANVNKRFVSLNLKTEEGKEATYKLLESADVLVTSYRSKALQKLGFSYEELSKRFPKLIFAQILGFGENGPEKDTAGFDATAYVCRGGILTSMTEKGESPLNEVNAYGDFQATMCLVSGIGAALYARGKTGLGDKVTVSLHHTALFMMNIAIVSSQYGNEYPKSRKEVANPFNNTYKSKDDRWFLFCAPEYNRDFPKLMKMIGREDLIGNEDYCTVEGVNKRGKNREIIEIIETELAKKNLDELMKLFKENDIANEKGYTMEEIVNDEQAWANDCIRKIQYPSGNEVILPTNPVRFRSLGNPNMIPSKPLGYHTEEVLKEYGYSVEFIEQMKDNLAIK
- a CDS encoding LysR family transcriptional regulator, giving the protein MNLYQLYYFKTMANLEHYTKAAEELSMTQPSLSNAISALESELEIHLFEKQGRNVKLSKYGKKLLPYVDNAIAELETGIKMVKEMKSEANSLITLGFIYTLSSEFIPNVINCFRNKTQQSNINFSLKEAWTKDACTDSLVKGLKEEKYDLIFISLIPNDPEIEFVPIFEQNLVVLLPNNCPLSSQTSVDLRDTAPYPIIHYSGKVGLKKEINRLFDMVDMVPNIYCEVEDEVSMAGLVSANVGMAIVPYNPTLHNYQGIKILPISNPFYSRKIYIGYMKNRYMCSAVKKFKDHVVETAKIYN
- a CDS encoding acyl-CoA dehydrogenase family protein, producing the protein MSTLTLTENKCKLTPEQFEAYKMQIRTLVEGRYDEMQKEIEVTNKFPEEFYETNIKNDLYRAPLPVEYGGWGLSEQQILELQEEFSRGPGGMRMHLHYAMDLNWRPLYDYGSEELKAEYMPLFQDKTIFTNWAVTEEKGGTGMDIQTTAVKDGDDYIINGEKFLISHTDCSNWSYITCVTNPNGDKDNRLSTFMVSADTPGYELTPMPHMMGARGSGHTGLKFTNMRVNKKFLLGKEGQGLEIAIHSLSVSRVHIAASNLGMAQRMLEMTIKRAHDRVTFGKPIIERQAIRMKIADMSTYIHALRTMVRDFAKDYEVDPEGEYIEEKAAMCKLFSIHVTKLVSDEMLEIFGGIGYFEDCEYGPVERLYRDARAMWLEEGTPTVQRITISRQTIKHGGVLKYED
- a CDS encoding MFS transporter, giving the protein MASKVGNKRWLIVFILVLAYTFMYLGRSSISIAGSTIMEDYGWSATQFGLVSTAFFIGYALTMLPAVF
- a CDS encoding MFS transporter, with the protein product MIALLSLFVFQSSISIIIISFVIGFSISGVLQLALTVMNEFFGERKGQITGALYTSTSLAYTIVPLITGLIVKDGNVTEIFWFAVFINLVGIISAAVVNYRYIKVFFQKKVTIGEVA
- a CDS encoding MFS transporter; translated protein: MVWSLFTLLSPFAGSIGLFVFIRAMVGVGQGVTLPSASSMVSKWVPRQEAGRAQGFTLIGVPLGVAITMPLGVYLIQNFNWQTIFYLFSVLGPIWCLVWWVFGKDKPELHPNISKEEVEYIKSGQGTKETAGVVLTTKEVYGSVSVWGATLAYFCYNYVFYLLLTWLPTYFAQGRNLSLSKAGYATMIPYLVAVFTYPIGGMLADWGAKKFGQNIGRKLFPVTGLIFGGIALIFATQTSSLTTAILLLSVSMGGLTLTQGGFFSIPIILAPKNAGMIVGLYGLIGTCAGITAPILTGYVIDVSGKYETAMYLGSAMAIIGAVFLVTLAKIKPIESKQKIFEVKSGVN